In one Siniperca chuatsi isolate FFG_IHB_CAS linkage group LG14, ASM2008510v1, whole genome shotgun sequence genomic region, the following are encoded:
- the ca4c gene encoding carbonic anhydrase IV c isoform X1, producing the protein MTVSLPPSNAAQSQYVKAAEISLSGSPLVSVLIMDVSVSLLTLLSLLSQCTALWCYQSQYSCDDTCRDPNNWAAQFPSCGGLRQSPINIVTSKVHVNSALPPFDFIGHTNTINITVENKGHSAHFVLPQSVRLTGGALPGHYRAAQFHFHWGGNGRPGSEHTIDGERFPMELHIVHIKEPYGSLAEAEHDMAGIALLAFLFEETTDDHPHLDTVITALGRVKNNGSSTVIPNFRLSDIIPSAKELHSYYRYVGSMTTPGCEQAVAWTMFHRTLSISSRQLDAIAQQCRFWTGQPMIDIFRPTQPLDGRVVYRSKANAAPTSVIHLWFGIFSVVLGKTGLIH; encoded by the exons ATGACCGTCTCCCTCCCACCCTCAAATGCAGCTCAGAGTCAGTATGTGAAGGCAGCTGAAATTAGTCTGTCAGGATCTCCTCTGGTCTCTGTGCTGATCATGGAtgtttctgtctccctcctgactttgctttctcttctctctcagtgCACAG CTCTGTGGTGTTACCAGAGCCAGTACTCCTGTGATGACACATGCAGAG aCCCTAACAACTGGGCAGCTCAGTTTCCCAGCTGTGGAGGATTACGCCAATCACCAATTAACATTGTCACCAGCAAAGTGCATGTGAACAGCGCCTTGCCACCCTTCGACTTCATCGGTCACACCAACACAATCAACATTACAGTGGAAAACAAAGGACACTCTG CTCACTTTGTTCTGCCGCAGTCGGTCCGACTGACTGGAGGAGCTCTGCCTGGTCACTACAGAGCCGCTCAGTTTCACTTCCACTGGGGAGGCAATGGGAGACCAGGATCAGAGCACACCATTGATGGAGAGAGGTTCCCCATGGAG CTACATATAGTTCACATCAAGGAGCCATACGGCTCTCTGGCAGAGGCAGAACATGATATGGCAGGTATAGCTCTGCTTGCCTTCTTGTTTGAG GAAACAACAGATGATCACCCTCATTTGGACACAGTAATAACTGCTTTGGGCCGAGTAAAAAACAATG GCAGCAGCACAGTGATCCCAAACTTTCGACTCAGTGACATTATCCCATCAGCAAAGGAGCTCCACAGTTACTACCGCTATGTGGGCTCCATGACAACTCCAGGATGTGAACAGGCAGTCGCCTGGACGATGTTTCACAGGACCCTGTCCATCAGCAGTCGACAG CTGGATGCAATAGCTCAGCAGTGTCGATTCTGGACGGGACAGCCCATGATTGACATCTTCAGACCTACGCAGCCTCTGGACGGCAGGGTTGTGTACCGGTCCAAGGCGAATGCAGCTCCGACAAGTGTGATCCACTTGTGGTTCGGCATTTTCTCAGTTGTGCTCGGGAAAACGGGTCTCATACACTGA
- the ca4c gene encoding carbonic anhydrase IV c isoform X2 has protein sequence MTHAEVRPDGKYTYPNNWAAQFPSCGGLRQSPINIVTSKVHVNSALPPFDFIGHTNTINITVENKGHSAHFVLPQSVRLTGGALPGHYRAAQFHFHWGGNGRPGSEHTIDGERFPMELHIVHIKEPYGSLAEAEHDMAGIALLAFLFEETTDDHPHLDTVITALGRVKNNGSSTVIPNFRLSDIIPSAKELHSYYRYVGSMTTPGCEQAVAWTMFHRTLSISSRQLDAIAQQCRFWTGQPMIDIFRPTQPLDGRVVYRSKANAAPTSVIHLWFGIFSVVLGKTGLIH, from the exons ATGACACATGCAGAGGTAAGACCTGATGGAAAGTATACGT aCCCTAACAACTGGGCAGCTCAGTTTCCCAGCTGTGGAGGATTACGCCAATCACCAATTAACATTGTCACCAGCAAAGTGCATGTGAACAGCGCCTTGCCACCCTTCGACTTCATCGGTCACACCAACACAATCAACATTACAGTGGAAAACAAAGGACACTCTG CTCACTTTGTTCTGCCGCAGTCGGTCCGACTGACTGGAGGAGCTCTGCCTGGTCACTACAGAGCCGCTCAGTTTCACTTCCACTGGGGAGGCAATGGGAGACCAGGATCAGAGCACACCATTGATGGAGAGAGGTTCCCCATGGAG CTACATATAGTTCACATCAAGGAGCCATACGGCTCTCTGGCAGAGGCAGAACATGATATGGCAGGTATAGCTCTGCTTGCCTTCTTGTTTGAG GAAACAACAGATGATCACCCTCATTTGGACACAGTAATAACTGCTTTGGGCCGAGTAAAAAACAATG GCAGCAGCACAGTGATCCCAAACTTTCGACTCAGTGACATTATCCCATCAGCAAAGGAGCTCCACAGTTACTACCGCTATGTGGGCTCCATGACAACTCCAGGATGTGAACAGGCAGTCGCCTGGACGATGTTTCACAGGACCCTGTCCATCAGCAGTCGACAG CTGGATGCAATAGCTCAGCAGTGTCGATTCTGGACGGGACAGCCCATGATTGACATCTTCAGACCTACGCAGCCTCTGGACGGCAGGGTTGTGTACCGGTCCAAGGCGAATGCAGCTCCGACAAGTGTGATCCACTTGTGGTTCGGCATTTTCTCAGTTGTGCTCGGGAAAACGGGTCTCATACACTGA